CCTCCTCGGCCAGTCCGATGAACCGATTCGGCGTCAGTGTGCCGAACTGAGGATGATTCCAGCGGACCAACGCCTCGACCCCGGCCAGGCGTCCGTCCTCCATGCCGACCAACGGCTGGTATTCGAGGGTGAATTCACCGCGCTCGATGGCGGGGCGCAGGGTGGAGGCGAGGGCCTGGCGGGTCATCCGGTGCGCGTTGCGCTCGGGGTCGAACAGGGTCCAGCGGGCCTTGCCGTCGGCCTTCGCCCAGTACAGGGTCGTGTCGGCCGCCTGCATCAGGCCGGTGGCGGTCGTGCCGGCGGCATGGCGTTCGACGACCCCGATGGACGCGGTCAACGACAGCCGCTGGCCGGCCAGATCGAAGGGTTCCTCGAGCGCCTTGAGCGCCGACTCGGCGAGATCGGCGAGCTGTTCGGTGCCGGTGGAGTCCTCCACGAGCAGCGCGAACTCGTCGCCGCCCAGCCGGGCCACCAGCGGTGTCACCGCGCGGGCGTACCCCGCCTCGTCGGCCACCCGGGTCAGGCGCTCGGCGACCGCCGCGAGCAGCCGGTCCCCGACCCGGTGGCCGAGGGTGTCGTTGACCGCCTTGAAGCCGTCGAGATCGAGATAGCACAGCCCGATCCGGCCGGTGCCGCTGCGCTCGTACGACTCGGCCTCCAGCGCGCCGGTGAGCCGCTCGAAGAACAGCGTGCGGTTGGGCAGCCGGGTCACCGGGTCGTGCATCTGCAAGTGCCGCAGGCGCGCCTGGAGTTCACGGCGGGCGCTGATGTCCGCGGCCGAGAGCAGCACCCCGGACCCGCCGCTCAGCGGGGTCACGGTCACCTGCACCCACACCGAGTGGCCCTCCGGGTGCTTCAGCCGGCGGGTGCAGCGCAGCTTCGCCTGCCGGCCGCACAGCACCTCGCGGTAGGCGTGCCAGCTGCGCGCGTCCGAGGCGAGGTCGACCAGGTCGGCGGCGACCCGGCCGGTGAGGGTGTCCGGATCGGCGCCGAGCAGCTCGCCGAAGGCCGCGTTGGCACCGGCGACGAGCCCGGCGCCGTCCACGACGGCCATGGCGAGCGGGGCGGCCGCGAAGACACGGTGGTAGGTGGTGTGGTCACTGTCTGTGACGGCTGACCGGTCGAGGTCTGCCGCGGGCGTCGGCCCTTCGGACGTTCCGCTCACCGCTCGCTCCCGCAGTGCACTCGATCTGAAGTCCGTGCCGGAAAGTGTGCCGATCATAGAGGCTGGCCCCGGGCCCTTCCAGCCACTCACCAGTGTCCCGGACGGAGCACAGTTTCTGACAGATCGTTTCTGCCCGCACCTGGACGGGTTCTTCAGGCCTCCGACCTGTTGTGACGTTCCGTGAGTGTTTCGGGGTGTCGAGCGCCGGAGCGCGCCGGTGCGTGCGCGTGGCGCGCTCACCCTTGTGGTGCAGGCAAACAGGGCATACCGCGACGAAAACTCTCAATCTGGATGCGGGTCCCGAGAACCGCATCCGGAGGTCACGCCGTGCCCATGCTGCGCAGCACCGCCGCCGTGTGCACCACGCTGTCGGCGCTCGCCGCGACGTCGATCCTCTCCGGCCCGGCCGCCGCCGAGCCGTACTCCACGACCCCGTGCGCCCTGCACCGGACCGCCGCCCACCACTCCGAGGGCGTGGACAGCTGGAACCCGGACTACAGCCACCCGGTCGGCGCCATCGACGCCGTGCTGGTGTTCCTGTCCTTCCCGGACGCCACCCCGCGCACCACCCCCGCCGAGCTGACGGCCGACCACTTCCCGGCCACCAGCCGCTACTACGCACAGGCCTCCTACGGCCGCTTCACCCTGCGCCCGCACCCGCTGACGCACTGGCTGCGCATGCCCAGGCCGTCCACGGCGTACGCCATGAAGCGGGACTGGGACGCGGACGACCGGGCCGCCTATCTGCGCGACGCGTTCAAGGCGGCCGACAAGGAGGTCGACTTCTCCCGCTACCGGGTCGTGTACTTCGTCGCCGACCCGGACGCGCCCGGCGTCGACTCGGACGCCACGAAGGTCATCAACCTGGACACGCCCGTGCACGTCGACGGCGCCGACGTGCGCCGGGTCGTCACCGTGTTCGAGAAGCATCCGCCGGACCGGCTCGTCCTCGCCCATGAGACCGGCCATGTCTTCGACCTGCCCGACCTCTACCACCGCCCGGTCGACGGCAAGGGCGACTGGGACACCTACGTCGGCGACTGGGACCTGATGGGCAGCCAGTTCGGGCTCGCCCCGGATCTCTTCGCCTGGCACAGGTGGAAACTGGGCTGGCTGGATCCGCGCCAGGTGGTGTGCGTGCGCGGCGCCGGCCCGACCCGGCTGACCCTGGAGCCGCTGGAGGCGGGGCCCGGCGTCCCGGTGCAGGGCGCGGCGGGGGCGCCGGCCTTCGGCCTCGGCCACGGGGTGAAGCTGGCGCTGGTGCGCACCGGCCCCGACAGCGTCCTCGGCTTCGAGGCGCGCGGCACGGCCGGCAACGACCGGACGTCCTGCCGGGAGGGGGTGCTGGTGTACCGGATCAGAAGCGGGGCGGAGTCCGGCGGCGGCCCCATCGAGGTCGTCGACGCCCACCCGCACACCGAGGCCTGCTGGGAGACCTCCGTCTACCCGCCCCTCGCCGACGCCCCGGTGGCCCTGGGGGAGACCTTCACCGTCCCCGGGACGGGGGTCAGGGTGAGCGTGGAGGACAGGACCCCGTCGGGAGCCTGGACGGTACGCATCACCCAGGCCGTTTCCGGCTGACCTCCGGCGGATGATCATCGCGCCGGCGTTTCCCGACCGACCTCACCGCACTGGTGCCTTCTCGACAGGGTTCACCGGAGCCATGGGGGTGTGGGTGGCGAAGCCCCCGCAACGCGCGGCGAAGCCGCGCAACAACAGAGATGGCGAGCCAGGTCCGCGCTTTCCACGGACATGCCTCGCCATCGTCATCGTGCGCCGCCAGGGACTCGAACCCCGGACCCGCTGATTAAGAGTCAGCTGCTCTAACCAACTGAGCTAGCGGCGCCTGCTGACGTCGTAGACATTAGCATCCTGGTCGGCGGGAGGAAAAATCGATATGCGCACCGCCTCCCGGGCCGCTCGGACGGCCGCCCAGAGGACCACCTCGGGCCCCGGCAGCCAGGGGTGACGCGTGTCCGGGGCGACCAGCCAGCGCGAGTCGCCGCCGGTGTCGCAGCCGGCCGGCGCCGGGACGGTCACCGCGTCGCCCGTGCCGTGGCACAGCAGCGGCGGCATCGCCTCCGTACGGTTCGAGCCCCACTCCTCCCACGCCAGCAGCGAGGGCAGCCGCTGTGCCGTGCCCGGTGCGGCGAACAGCAGCACGCGGCCCCGGAACACCGCGACCGGCCCCGAGCCGGGGCCGTCGTCCCACAGCCGGTCCAGCATGCGGCGGCCGAAGACCGCCGGGGCGCTCACCACGTCGAAGGCGGTGCCGCAGGGCAGGACCACCGGGGCGTCGGGGCGCTCCTCCCAG
This genomic interval from Streptomyces sp. NBC_00557 contains the following:
- a CDS encoding putative bifunctional diguanylate cyclase/phosphodiesterase → MSGTSEGPTPAADLDRSAVTDSDHTTYHRVFAAAPLAMAVVDGAGLVAGANAAFGELLGADPDTLTGRVAADLVDLASDARSWHAYREVLCGRQAKLRCTRRLKHPEGHSVWVQVTVTPLSGGSGVLLSAADISARRELQARLRHLQMHDPVTRLPNRTLFFERLTGALEAESYERSGTGRIGLCYLDLDGFKAVNDTLGHRVGDRLLAAVAERLTRVADEAGYARAVTPLVARLGGDEFALLVEDSTGTEQLADLAESALKALEEPFDLAGQRLSLTASIGVVERHAAGTTATGLMQAADTTLYWAKADGKARWTLFDPERNAHRMTRQALASTLRPAIERGEFTLEYQPLVGMEDGRLAGVEALVRWNHPQFGTLTPNRFIGLAEEDGSIVQLGRWALATACRQARRWQLDHPEEPPLFVSVNVAVRQVWDSDLVADVAQTLAETGLAPHLLQLELTESAVMGSAGRPLQALQALSDMGVRIAIDDFGTGYSNLAYLSRLPVSTLKLDGSFVRGFQYEEAAKGVVPNPADEVIVEAMIQLAHRLGITVTAECVETSAQADRLRRIGCDTGQGWLYSRPVPPDRISELLAAKACPRL
- a CDS encoding M6 family metalloprotease domain-containing protein, producing MRVPRTASGGHAVPMLRSTAAVCTTLSALAATSILSGPAAAEPYSTTPCALHRTAAHHSEGVDSWNPDYSHPVGAIDAVLVFLSFPDATPRTTPAELTADHFPATSRYYAQASYGRFTLRPHPLTHWLRMPRPSTAYAMKRDWDADDRAAYLRDAFKAADKEVDFSRYRVVYFVADPDAPGVDSDATKVINLDTPVHVDGADVRRVVTVFEKHPPDRLVLAHETGHVFDLPDLYHRPVDGKGDWDTYVGDWDLMGSQFGLAPDLFAWHRWKLGWLDPRQVVCVRGAGPTRLTLEPLEAGPGVPVQGAAGAPAFGLGHGVKLALVRTGPDSVLGFEARGTAGNDRTSCREGVLVYRIRSGAESGGGPIEVVDAHPHTEACWETSVYPPLADAPVALGETFTVPGTGVRVSVEDRTPSGAWTVRITQAVSG
- a CDS encoding bifunctional DNA primase/polymerase; protein product: MSSAPNVTRVTSDGVDWLASAATYPRSTVALWEERPDAPVVLPCGTAFDVVSAPAVFGRRMLDRLWDDGPGSGPVAVFRGRVLLFAAPGTAQRLPSLLAWEEWGSNRTEAMPPLLCHGTGDAVTVPAPAGCDTGGDSRWLVAPDTRHPWLPGPEVVLWAAVRAAREAVRISIFPPADQDANVYDVSRRR